The proteins below are encoded in one region of Salmo salar chromosome ssa02, Ssal_v3.1, whole genome shotgun sequence:
- the LOC106593045 gene encoding retinol dehydrogenase 12: MWDEVDPSAPVKYGAVIAVTVICVVLLRKWIAGGVCQSSVQLRGKTVLVTGANTGIGKETCRDMARRGARVVMACRDLTRAARAADEIRQTTGNSNIVVRHLDLASMYSVRELAKEFTASEDRLDILINNAGVMMCPKWLTEDGFETQLAVNHLGHFLLTNLLLGKLKSSAPSRVVNVSSIAHKGGKIQFDDLFFAKRPYNSLVSYRQSKLANMLFSRELARRLKGTGVTSYSLHPGVIRTELTRHVETWFPMLRAILSAPSMLLMKTPTQGAQTSIYCAVTPGLEQKSGSYFSDCAMTETAPEGRDDAVAKRLWKESARLVGYIETEQPPPPENHRERLNTPSI; the protein is encoded by the exons ATGTGGGATGAAGTTGATCCGTCTGCGCCGGTTAAGTATGGCGCTGTCATAGCGGTCACAGTGATCT GCGTTGTTCTGTTGAGAAAATGGATTGCTGGGGGTGTGTGTCAATCTTCAGTCCAATTACGTGGCAAGACGGTATTGGTCACCGGTGCCAACACCGGCATTGGCAAGGAAACGTGCCGTGACATGGCACGTAGAG GGGCGCGGGTGGTGATGGCATGCCGGGACCTGACACGGGCTGCGAGGGCGGCGGACGAGATTCGTCAGACCACGGGGAACAGCAACATCGTTGTGCGGCACCTGGACCTGGCCTCTATGTACTCTGTCAGAGAGTTGGCCAAAGAGTTCACTGCCAGTGAGGATCGCCTAGATATACTCATCAACAACGCCG GTGTGATGATGTGCCCTAAGTGGCTAACAGAGGACGGCTTCGAGACACAACTGGCTGTCAATCACCTCGGACACTTTCTACTGACCAATCTCCTTCTGGGGAAGCTCAAGAGCTCCGCCCCTAGCCGTGTGGTCAATGTGTCTAGCATTGCACACAAAGGGG GTAAGATCCAGTTTGATGATCTTTTCTTTGCCAAGAGGCCGTACAACTCCCTGGTCAGTTACAGGCAGAGCAAGCTGGCCAACATGCTATTCTCCAGAGAGCTGGCCAGAAGGTTGAAAG GTACGGGGGTGACGTCCTACAGCCTGCATCCCGGGGTGATCAGGACAGAGCTGACTCGCCACGTGGAGACCTGGTTCCCCATGCTGAGGGCCATCCTGTCAGCCCCCTCCATGCTCCTCATGAAGACCCCCACCCAGGGTGCCCAGACCTCCATCTACTGTGCTGTCACCCCAGGACTGGAGCAGAAGTCTGGCAGCTACTTCAG tgactGTGCCATGACGGAGACCGCCCCAGAGGGGAGGGATGATGCGGTGGCCAAGAGGCTTTGGAAGGAGAGTGCCCGTCTGGTGGGTTACATAGAGACTGAACAACCCCCTCCACCTGAAAACCATAGAGAAAGACTGAACACCCCCTCCATTTGA